A genomic stretch from Rutidosis leptorrhynchoides isolate AG116_Rl617_1_P2 unplaced genomic scaffold, CSIRO_AGI_Rlap_v1 contig94, whole genome shotgun sequence includes:
- the LOC139885308 gene encoding uncharacterized protein, with amino-acid sequence MSLLNQLFNRGVFGAKCKTSLTLSLSRIKLLQNKRDLQLRRMRKEIAQFLQAGQEAIAGIRVEHIIREQNIVAAYGILELFCEFVLARTPILESQKELPIELKEAVASIIFSATRCSEVPDLLTLKNLFTTKYGKEFVAAISELRPDSGVNRTIIEKLSVNAPPGEEKLKVLKEIAREYNLEWDSSSAEAEFCKKHEDLLAGSGTALSQMPVRQDSYSSASNNTHPNMSSNSNKGSSQPLQAPQPPSNMPLLKNSEIESSPRDIPYEVKSTSPGTKMMTSRPSDVLEKARAAIAAADRATAAARAAADLANVKS; translated from the exons ATGTCGCTCTTAAATCAACTCTTCAACAGAGGCGTTTTCGGTGCAAAATG TAAAACAAGCTTGACTTTATCTCTATCGCGGATAAAATTGCTGCAAAACAAGCGAGATTTGCAGCTTAGACGTATGCGCAAGGAGATAGCACAATTTCTGCAAGCTGGTCAAGAAGCCATTGCTGGAATTCGG GTGGAACACATAATTAGAGAACAGAACATAGTGGCTGCATATGGAATACTGGAACTATTCTGCGAGTTTGTTCTTGCCCGTACTCCGATTCTCGAAAGTCAGAA GGAGTTGCCAATAGAACTTAAAGAAGCTGTCGCAAGCATAATTTTTTCTGCTACAAGATGTTCAGAAGTTCCAGATTTATTGACGCTGAAGAATTTGTTCACTACGAAATATGGGAAAGAATTCGTTGCAGCTATATCAGAGCTCCGCCCTGATTCTGGCGTGAACCGCACG ATAATCGAAAAACTTTCAGTTAATGCTCCACCAGGAGAAGAAAAACTCAAGGTGTTGAAGGAAATTGCACGAGAGTACAATCTGGAATGGGATTCTTCAAGTGCTGAAGCAGAATTTTGTAAAAAACACGAAGATCTACTG GCTGGATCAGGAACTGCTCTGTCTCAAATGCCTGTCAGGCAGGATTCTTACTCTTCAGCTTCTAACAACACACATCCTAACATGTCAAGTAATAGTAATAAGGGTTCTTCTCAACCTCTTCAAGCTCCTCAACCTCCTAGCAACATGCCATTGTTGAAAAACAGTGAAATTGAATCATCGCCTAGAGATATCCCTTATGAAGTGAAAAGCACCAGTCCCGGTACGAAGATGATGACGTCACGACCATCTGATGTTCTGGAAAAAGCTCGAGCCGCCATTGCTGCTGCCGATCGTGCAACCGCTGCTGCACGAGCAGCTGCCGACCTAGCTAATGTAAAATCGTGA
- the LOC139885306 gene encoding caffeoylshikimate esterase-like, whose protein sequence is MSIPLTSCAPPAASLFHRKLNIPATHFMTQIPDLKKNQYSCHTRSQLTVTAAKRKVSIDGVSEELNLIASQSLDFAPARRRVRSAFVEVHQNLDHCLFKFAPEGIRTEEWYEISSRGVEIFCKSWKPKQGVPIKGAVFFCHGYGDTCTFFFEGIARRIAASGYGVYALDYPGFGLSGGLHGYIPSFDGLVDVVVEQYQKIKAKPELRGLPHFVFGQSMGGAVTLKVHLKEPENWDGVILVAPMCRVAEEVLPPAAVLKGLTILSKVTPKAKLLPERDLAELGFRDPRKRKLAAYNAICYSDRMRLITAVELLKATKDIEMQAHKVSSPLLIVHGAADKITDPSVSQFLYEKASNKDKTLKLYEGGYHSILEGEPDHRIFTIIDDIVSWLDSRCSI, encoded by the exons ATGAGCATCCCATTAACGTCTTGTGCGCCGCCGGCGGCCTCCCTCTTCCACCGGAAGCTCAATATTCCGGCGACGCATTTCATGACCCAGATACCCGATTTAAAGAAGAACCAGTATAGCTGTCACACTCGCAGCCAACTAACTGTCACAGCTGCAAAGAGAAAAGTTTCCATTGATGGCGTTAGTGAAGAATTAAATCTGATTGCTTCTCAAAGCCTTGATTTTGCTCCAGCTCGTAGACGAGTTCGATCTGCTTTCGTTGAGGTCCACCAAAACCTTGATCATTGCTTGTTCAAG TTTGCTCCTGAAGGGATCAGAACAGAGGAG TGGTATGAGATAAGTTCAAGGGGAGTTGAGATCTTTTGCAAAAGTTGGAAGCCAAAACAAGGGGTTCCAATTAAAGGTGCTGTGTTCTTTTGCCATGGATATGGTGATACTTGCACTTTCTTCTTTGAAG GTATTGCTAGGCGAATAGCTGCATCTGGATATGGTGTTTATGCTTTAGACTATCCTGGCTTTGGTCTTTCTGGAGGATTGCATGGTTACATCCCAAGCTTTGACGGCTTAGTCGATGTTGTCGTCGAACAATATCAAAAGATCAAAG CAAAACCTGAGTTGAGAGGGTTACCTCATTTCGTTTTTGGGCAATCGATGGGCGGAGCGGTTACTCTGAAAGTTCATCTGAAAGAACCTGAGAATTGGGATGGAGTTATTCTTGTAGCACCAATGTGTAGA GTTGCAGAAGAAGTCCTTCCTCCAGCTGCTGTTTTGAAGGGATTAACCATCCTGTCTAAAGTCACACCCAAAGCTAAGCTTCTTCCTGAGAGAGATCTTGCCGAGCTCGGATTCCGAGACCCAAGAAAAAGGAAACTG GCTGCCTACAATGCGATCTGTTACAGTGACCGGATGCGCTTGATAACTGCTGTTGAACTTTTAAAGGCCACCAAGGATATCGAAATGCAAGCACATAAG GTTTCATCCCCATTGCTGATAGTTCATGGAGCTGCTGATAAGATTACCGATCCATCCGTGAGCCAATTTCTTTATGAGAAAGCCTCCAACAAGGATAAAACTCTGAAACTTTATGAAGGAGGCTATCATTCCATTCTTGAAGGTGAACCTGATCATAGAATTTTTACCATCATCGATGATATTGTTTCGTGGCTCGATTCGAGATGTTCCATTTGA
- the LOC139885307 gene encoding epi-neemfruitin B 7-O-acetyltransferse L7AT-like, which translates to MASTVEIVRKETIKPSSPTSPHSKNFKFSLLDQLMPCPYAPLVLFYPSGDGLDTVGKVNLLKSSLSKILTHFYMLAGKMKDDLSIDCNDEGAYFVEARLNISLNDFLCRPDLLQIHKFLPCEVVLKGPIEGTFVSNFQVTVFECGGLAIGLCISHKVLDGHALGTFLKAWCSSMASEAENLMVPDFSAYSLFPSDDDLWLRDSTNVMWGSLFKPGKCITKRFLFNASSIAKLKAQATLKSRITRVEAVSAFLWRCTITASKNRHGFHRPSLITHLVNLRRRIVSSSLYEKSIGNLLWIASAKCNSEHEPELYHLMNEVKGAISKVDYKLTDRLRGNERKSMVTESFKELTILDGTDYLSCTSWCKLGFYEADFGWGKPIWVSSYGIGGTMVMNFVILNDTSCGEGIEAWITLDEQDMSFLQQDPELVSLTSIDPSPLHLTEHP; encoded by the coding sequence ATGGCTTCAACTGTCGAAATAGTTCGCAAAGAAACAATAAAACCTTCTTCTCCTACATCCCCCCACTCAAAAAACTTCAAGTTTTCGCTTCTAGACCAGCTAATGCCATGTCCTTATGCTCCACTTGTCCTGTTTTATCCTTCCGGAGATGGCCTAGACACTGTCGGGAAAGTTAACTTGCTGAAAAGTTCCCTGTCCAAGATCTTAACACACTTTTATATGCTGGCCGGGAAAATGAAGGACGATCTGTCCATCGACTGCAACGATGAAGGGGCCTATTTTGTGGAAGCTAGACTGAATATTAGCCTCAACGACTTCCTATGCCGACCTGATTTGTTACAAATCCACAAGTTTCTTCCATGTGAAGTTGTCTTGAAGGGACCCATTGAAGGGACTTTTGTGTCTAATTTTCAAGTGACTGTGTTTGAGTGTGGTGGTTTAGCAATTGGTTTGTGTATATCACATAAGGTATTGGATGGTCATGCTCTGGGGACCTTCCTCAAAGCCTGGTGTTCTTCGATGGCCAGTGAAGCTGAAAATTTGATGGTTCCCGACTTCTCGGCATATTCTCTCTTCCCATCTGATGATGATTTGTGGCTTAGGGACTCTACAAATGTAATGTGGGGTTCCTTATTCAAACCCGGAAAGTGTATCACCAAGAGATTTCTGTTTAATGCCTCCTCGATTGCAAAACTTAAAGCGCAAGCAACTCTGAAATCTCGAATTACTCGAGTGGAGGCAGTTTCTGCTTTTCTCTGGAGATGCACAATCACTGCCTCTAAAAACAGGCATGGTTTTCATAGGCCATCTCTAATCACGCATTTGGTGAATCTCCGAAGAAGAATAGTATCATCCTCCTTGTACGAGAAGTCGATAGGAAATCTCCTCTGGATAGCTTCCGCAAAGTGTAACTCCGAACACGAGCCAGAATTGTATCACTTAATGAATGAAGTAAAAGGTGCCATATCAAAAGTTGACTACAAATTGACGGATAGACTGAGAGGCAATGAAAGGAAGTCGATGGTTACAGAATCTTTCAAGGAGCTCACAATTCTAGATGGGACAGATTATCTTAGTTGCACTAGCTGGTGCAAACTCGGGTTTTACGAGGCTGATTTTGGTTGGGGTAAGCCTATTTGGGTAAGCAGTTATGGGATTGGAGGCACAATGGTAATGAATTTTGTGATTTTGAATGACACGAGCTGTGGTGAAGGGATAGAAGCATGGATAACTCTGGATGAGCAAGACATGAGTTTCCTACAACAAGATCCAGAGCTTGTCTCGTTGACTTCCATTGACCCGAGCCCTCTTCATTTAACTGAGCATCCTTGA